From Gigantopelta aegis isolate Gae_Host chromosome 11, Gae_host_genome, whole genome shotgun sequence, the proteins below share one genomic window:
- the LOC121385559 gene encoding FMRFamide receptor-like, translating to MAMNFTNFSLVNCTQAEDTDNQAYSEFYHTARMVTGLILYPCICFPGLIGNFLTVIVMSQRNMRSSTNAFLSALAVSDAVKLINDILYFMVIIFYKTDSIMGNRAYGYLYPYAHFIFSLSVCVSSWLTVSVAVERYIMVCHPTKAREMCSRTRAVLTCISVYVLMTLVALPSAFRYRTHWCWDESLKSTMLEVDLTELWSNEAFVTAYTWAQNLLRSIIPLIVLVGLNACIIGALRKSRASRRNNSRHRVTIMMIMVIVVFMVCITPDAIMSTVFGFGYHEAGHLVKGIREFTDTLLALNAASNFIIYCLFNKVFRQSFTKWCCPEQKPAKFQTELDESQYRRLSGAKAKQSAIKNTNLCTAENNT from the coding sequence ATGGCCATGAATTTCACCAACTTCTCTCTGGTGAATTGCACACAGGCCGAGGACACGGACAACCAGGCCTATTCCGAGTTCTACCACACGGCCCGGATGGTGACGGGACTGATTTTGTATCCGTGCATCTGCTTCCCGGGTTTGATCGGGAACTTCCTGACCGTCATTGTGATGTCTCAGAGGAATATGCGGTCGTCCACCAACGCCTTTCTCAGCGCCCTGGCCGTCTCCGACGCCGTCAAGCTGATCAACGACATCCTCTACTTCATGGTCATCATCTTCTACAAGACCGATTCCATCATGGGCAACAGGGCATACGGATACCTGTATCCCTACGCGCACTTCATCTTCAGCCtgtcggtgtgtgtgtcttCCTGGCTGACGGTCTCCGTCGCCGTCGAGCGGTACATCATGGTATGTCACCCGACCAAAGCGCGGGAGATGTGCAGCCGCACGAGGGCCGTACTCACGTGCATTTCCGTTTACGTTCTGATGACGCTCGTGGCGCTGCCGTCTGCTTTCCGCTACCGCACGCACTGGTGTTGGGACGAGTCGTTGAAGTCCACAATGTTGGAGGTGGATTTGACTGAACTGTGGAGCAACGAGGCGTTCGTAACGGCGTACACGTGGGCGCAAAACTTGCTCCGGTCCATCATCCCACTCATCGTGTTGGTTGGCCTAAACGCGTGCATCATCGGCGCTCTCCGGAAGTCGAGAGCCAGCAGGCGGAATAACTCTAGACACCGCGTGACCatcatgatgataatggtgattgTTGTGTTCATGGTGTGTATTACCCCAGATGCTATAATGTCGACAGTGTTCGGGTTTGGATACCACGAGGCCGGGCATCTAGTGAAAGGGATTCGGGAGTTTACGGACACACTGCTCGCCCTGAACGCTGCATCTAACTTCATTATCTATTGCCTCTTCAACAAAGTGTTCAGACAGTCGTTCACTAAGTGGTGTTGTCCGGAGCAGAAACCCGCAAAGTTCCAAACCGAACTGGACGAGTCACAATACAGAAGGCTTTCAGGGGCCAAAGCGAAGCAAAGTGCTATTAAGAACACCAATTTATGTACAGCTGAAAACAAcacatga